The following is a genomic window from Geminicoccus roseus DSM 18922.
CGCCGACATCGAGGCAGCGTTCGCCGCCGCGGAGCGCCGGCTGCGGGAATGTTCCGCCCATCCGGTGGGGAGGGACCGTCTGGCCGGCTGGAGCGGCAGGCACCTCCAGACATCCGGCTTCGGCCCGGCCGCAACCGCGGCCGGCAGCGCAGATGCCTCTTCTTGAGTGGCCCGGCATTCGCTATGGCCGTTGCCTGCGACCGCAACCAGACGAGAAGCGCCGGTTGGTGCCGAGGGAGGCTGAATGCTCAAGGGAATCGATCCGCTCCTGAACGCGGACCTGCTCTACGCCCTGCGCGCCATGGGCCATGGCGACGACATCGTGATCGCCGATGCGCATTTCCCCTCGGAAACCATGGCGACGCGCCGGCTGATCCGCATGGATGCCGCCAACGGTCCGCGGGTGCTGGAAGCGATCCTCTCGGTGATGCCGCTGGACGACTTCGTCCCGGACCCGGCCCTGCGCATCGAGGTGGTGGGCGACGAGCAGTCGGTGCCGGAGGTGTGCGCCGAATATGCCAGGCAGGTCGACCGAGCGACCGCCGGGGCCGTCCAGCTCGGCCAGATCGAGCGCTTCGCCTTCTACGAGCGGTCGAAGAAGGCCTTTGCCGTGGTCGCGACCGGCGAAACCCGGCTCTATGGCTGCATCCTGCTCAAGAAGGGCGTGATCCGTCCGGACAGCTGAGGAGGAATAGCATGTTCTCGCGATGCCACTGGCTGAACGAGCCTGCCGACTGGCGGGTCGACGGCGACACGCTCCGGGTGGTGACCGGCCCGAAGACCGATTTCTGGCGCGAGACCTATTACGGCTTCACCCGCGACAGCGGCCATTTCTTCGGCGAGCGCGTGGAGGGCGACTTCACCGCGGAGATCCGGGTCCGGGCCCGCTACGAGACCCTGTACGATCAGGCCGGGCTGATGGTGCGGGTCGACGAGGCGAACTGGGTCAAGGCAGGGATCGAGCTGTCGGACGGCCATCCGCTGCTCAGCAGCGTGCTGACCGTCGGTCGGTCGGACTGGGCGACGGGTCGCTTTGCCGGCGATCCCGGCGACTTCCGGCTGCGGGCGACGGTGGAGAAGGGCGTTCTGCGCCTGCAGGTCTCGACCGATGGCCGGACCTGGCCGCTGCTGCGCCTGGCGCCCTTCCCGGTGGCCGGTTCCTGCAGCGTCGGCCCGATGTGCTGCACGCCGGAGCGGGCCGGCCTGGAGGTCGAGTTCTCCGACTTCTCGATCGGTCCCCCGAACGGCAAGGACCTGCACGACCTTTCCTGAAAACGTGTGCCGCCCACACCGATGCATGGCAGCCATCGCTGCTTGCTGCGCTGCGGCATGAGGGTGGAATCTGGACCCGTTTTGGTTTATAGGGCCGGCCACGACTACGCGAGCAACCTGCTCGCG
Proteins encoded in this region:
- a CDS encoding RbsD/FucU family protein; its protein translation is MLKGIDPLLNADLLYALRAMGHGDDIVIADAHFPSETMATRRLIRMDAANGPRVLEAILSVMPLDDFVPDPALRIEVVGDEQSVPEVCAEYARQVDRATAGAVQLGQIERFAFYERSKKAFAVVATGETRLYGCILLKKGVIRPDS
- a CDS encoding DUF1349 domain-containing protein, producing MFSRCHWLNEPADWRVDGDTLRVVTGPKTDFWRETYYGFTRDSGHFFGERVEGDFTAEIRVRARYETLYDQAGLMVRVDEANWVKAGIELSDGHPLLSSVLTVGRSDWATGRFAGDPGDFRLRATVEKGVLRLQVSTDGRTWPLLRLAPFPVAGSCSVGPMCCTPERAGLEVEFSDFSIGPPNGKDLHDLS